From a region of the Gossypium raimondii isolate GPD5lz chromosome 10, ASM2569854v1, whole genome shotgun sequence genome:
- the LOC105778193 gene encoding receptor-like cytoplasmic kinase 176 produces the protein MSKIAVIIIVAAGALVFVIVIMGFIWFYKSCKNFSKRSSETGSSDPSALMEWNKGAGPSSSASQSLFEPQGARQFRLEELDQATKHFSDGNLIGFGSFGPVYKGWLHGIVVAIKRHPGAPREEFIAGVKYLSEIRHRNLVTLLGYCQESGSQMLIYECIPNGSICNHLYDTRREAPTRLEFKQRLSIALGAARGLCHLHSLQPPLMHKNFKTANVLVDENFTAKVADAGIAMLLERIEEAGPSHSSSINVFRDPEADALGSFTEMSDVYSFGVFLLELITGQEEAMHIDYLRSNESLIQLVQSRLSSNELVDYRLGGTFTMDGIRDLIKLTLKCMCFPGKWRLNMNMVVVELERIHEKEMELTTVRGEGTSKITLGSELFASK, from the exons ATGTCAAAGATTGCAGTGATAATTATTGTAGCTGCGGGGGCTCTTGTATTCGTCATTGTAATCATGGGATTCATTTGGTTTTACAAATCAtgtaaaaacttttcaaaaagaaGTTCAGAGACTGGCTCCTCAGATCCTTCTGCATTAA TGGAGTGGAATAAAGGAGCTGGGCCCAGTTCATCAGCTAGCCAGTCTTTATTTGAACCTCAAGGAGCAAGGCAATTCAGACTAGAAGAGTTGGACCAAGCTACCAAGCATTTCTCAGATGGTAATCTTATTGGATTTGGAAGTTTCGGTCCAGTCTATAAAGGTTGGCTTCATGGCATTGTTGTGGCTATCAAAAGACATCCAGGGGCTCCTCGAGAGGAGTTCATTGCAGGG GTAAAGTATCTGTCAGAGATTCGACATCGGAATTTGGTTACTCTTCTAGGCTACTGTCAAGAAAGTGGATCTCAAATGTTGATATATGAATGTATACCTAATGGAAGCATCTGCAATCATCTATATG ATACCAGACGAGAGGCTCCAACTAGACTAGAGTTCAAGCAGAGGTTATCAATAGCTCTGGGGGCCGCTAGAG GTTTATGCCATTTGCATAGCCTGCAACCCCCATTAATGCATAAGAACTTCAAAACAGCCAATGTCTTGGTTGATGAGAACTTCACTGCTAAGGTTGCAGATGCAGGGATAGCAATGTTACTTGAAAGGATAGAAGAAGCAGGTCCATCTCACAGTTCTAGCATCAATGTTTTCCGAGATCCAGA GGCAGATGCATTGGGGAGCTTCACTGAAATGAGTGATGTATACAGCTTTGGGGTGTTTCTTTTGGAGCTCATAACTGGACAGGAGGAGGCCATGCATATCGATTACCTAAGATCCAATGAGAGCTTAATTCAATTG GTACAATCACGGCTGAGTTCCAATGAACTTGTGGACTACAGACTAGGTGGAACCTTTACTATGGATGGCATTAGGGATTTGATCAAGCTGACACTAAAATGCATGTGTTTTCCTGGAAAATGGAGACTGAATATGAATATGGTTGTGGTTGAGCTAGAAAGGATCCATGAAAAAGAGATGGAACTGACAACAGTCAGAGGTGAAGGTACTTCAAAAATTACTCTAGGCAGTGAGCTATTTGCTTCAAAATAA
- the LOC105777618 gene encoding GTP-binding protein OBGC, chloroplastic: MASITISASFFSRPQPQAQAQARPRTQKPSPKRNPNPKFKPKKLNNKFKSLSLSSPPPSSSSSLGAQATTYTRLPPKEDFNFEFEVPSSDESDEVKLSDSDVAKFAFHNDSSEAEAEMLDTDDDDNEQQEEENESLGFQDETFDGKIVDFYNGDGSSDFEEEGEEEVYYYDSDGKLVNLPDDEFDDLGLEVKEKGVPAVMRCFDRAKIYVKAGDGGNGVVAFRREKYVPLGGPSGGDGGRGGNVYLEVDGAMNSLLPFRNCVHYRAGRGAHGQGRMMCGRKGEDVVVKVAPGTVVREAGNDEVLLELLYPGQRALLLPGGRGGRGNASFKSGNNKVPKIAENGEEGPEMWLELELKLVADVGIVGAPNAGKSTLLSVISAAQPEIANYPFTTLLPNLGVVSFDYDSTMVVADLPGLLEGAHRGFGLGHEFLRHTERCSALVHVVDGSGQQPEFEFDAVRLELEMFSPELAEKPFIVAYNKMDLPEAYENWPSFKEKLEGLGIETCCMSAVKREGTHEVISAAYKLLQETKEPNEGFEGFEDPKDLNHVADMVQKQRSSSISEFEITRDGSCSTWYVNGAGLQRFVQMTNWRYIDSDKRFQHVLEACGVNRSLMKLGVKEGDTVIIGEMEMVWHDSAENSGTPNMKKRSTESIKWPHLK, translated from the exons ATGGCTTCCATTACCATATCCGCCAGCTTCTTTTCTCGTCCTCAACCTCAAGCTCAAGCTCAAGCTCGACCCCGAACTCAAAAACCCTCTCCTAAAAGAAACCCTAACCCcaaattcaaacccaaaaaacttaataataaattcaagtcTCTTTCTTTGTCTTCACCTCcgccttcttcttcttcttctttgggtGCCCAAGCCACCACTTACACTCGCCTTCCTCCCAAGGAAGATTTCAATTTCGAGTTCGAAGTTCCCTCTTCGGACGAATCTGATGAAGTCAAGCTTTCTGATTCCGATGTCGCGAAATTCGCCTTCCACAATGATTCCTCTGAAGCCGAAGCTGAAATGTTAGACACCGATGACGATGATAATGaacaacaagaagaagaaaatgaaagtttggGCTTTCAGGACGAAACCTTCGATGGAAAAATCGTAGATTTTTACAATGGTGATGGAAGTTCGGATTTTGAGGAAGAAGGGGAAGAGGAGGTTTATTATTACGATTCCGATGGCAAGCTCGTAAATTTACCAGACGACGAGTTTGATGATTTGGGACTGGAAGTGAAGGAGAAAGGGGTACCGGCTGTTATGCGATGCTTCGACCGAGCCAAAATTTACGTGAAAGCAGGGGATGGCGGGAATGGAGTGGTTGCATTTCGGCGCGAAAAGTACGTGCCGTTAGGGGGACCGTCGGGAGGCGACGGAGGGAGAGGAGGGAACGTGTATTTGGAAGTTGACGGAGCGATGAATTCGCTGTTACCGTTTCGGAATTGTGTGCATTACAGGGCGGGGAGAGGGGCGCACGGGCAAGGGAGGATGATGTGTGGGAGGAAAGGGGAGGATGTGGTGGTGAAAGTGGCGCCGGGTACGGTGGTTAGAGAGGCCGGGAACGATGAAGTGTTGCTGGAGCTGTTGTATCCGGGGCAAAGAGCGTTGTTGTTGCCTGGTGGAAGAGGTGGCAGAGGGAATGCGTCGTTTAAGTCCGGCAACAATAAGGTGCCTAAGATTGCTGAGAATGGAGAAGAGGGTCCTGAAAT GTGGTTGGAATTGGAGCTGAAATTAGTTGCAGATGTTGGTATAGTGGGTGCTCCTAATGCTGGAAAAAGCACTCTCCTAAGTGTGATTAGTGCTGCTCAACCGGAAATAGCAAATTATCCTTTTACAACTTTGCTTCCCAATCTGGGTGTAGTTTCATTTGACTATGATTCTACCATGGTTGTTGCCGATCTTCCAGGTTTACTCGAAGGAGCACACCGGGGTTTTGGCTTAGGTCATGAGTTTCTACGGCATACTGAAAGATGTTCAGCACTG GTACATGTCGTTGATGGCTCTGGACAGCAACCAGAGTTTGAGTTTGATGCAGTTCGCCTTGAGCTGGAAATGTTTAGCCCAGAACTTGCTGAAAAGCCATTTATAGTTGCCTACAATAAGATGGACCTTCCAGAGGCATATGAGAATTGGCCATCTTTTAAGGAAAAGTTGGAAGGGCTTGGAATCGAAACATGTTGCATGAGTGCTGTAAAAAGGGAGGGAACTCATGAAGTTATCAGTGCCGCCTACAAACTTCTTCAAGAAACTAAAGAACCCAATGAGGGATTCGaag GTTTTGAAGATCCAAAAGATTTGAACCATGTAGCTGATATGGTACAGAAGCAGCGTAGCTCCTCTATTAGTGAGTTTGAGATAACTCGTGATGGTAGTTGCAGTACTTGGTACGTAAATGGAGCTGGGTTGCAACGCTTTGTTCAAATGACAAACTGGCG ATACATCGACTCTGACAAGAGGTTTCAACATGTCCTGGAGGCTTGTGGAGTGAATAGGTCCCTCATGAAGCTTGGAGTGAAAGAAGGCGACACAGTAATTATTGGAGAG ATGGAGATGGTGTGGCACGATTCTGCAGAGAATTCTGGTACACCGAACATGAAGAAGAGATCAACAGAGTCAATCAAATGGCCCCATTTGAAGTAA